A genome region from Colwellia sp. Arc7-D includes the following:
- a CDS encoding class I SAM-dependent methyltransferase gives MSARIYLKVAREKSLRRKHPWIFSQAINKIKGNPLLGDTVDVYDNKGNWLAKGAYSPESQIRIRVWSFDIDEEIDSDFFRNKLLSAQKRRDWFIEKGGLTGYRLIAGESDGLPGITIDKYDNFIVCQLLSAGADYHRYTLVECLKKLYPGCHIYERSDVDVRKKEGLEPVTGWLTEPQASTECVIEEHGVKIHVDIAQGHKTGFYLDQRESRLAAGKYAKDKSVLNCFSYTGTFALHCAAGGAKEVINVDVSESALELAKKNVELNNLGDKDISFVKADVFKLLRQYREEKRTFDMIILDPPKFVESKAQLTGACRGYKDINMLAMQLLKPNGILLTFSCSGLMESSLFQKVVADAALDAKRNAYFVDRLHQAADHPVSSNYPEGYYLKGLVCQVE, from the coding sequence ATGTCAGCAAGAATTTATTTAAAAGTTGCTCGTGAAAAATCATTACGCAGAAAACATCCTTGGATTTTTTCTCAAGCAATCAACAAAATTAAAGGTAACCCTTTACTTGGAGATACAGTCGATGTCTATGACAATAAGGGAAACTGGCTAGCTAAAGGCGCATACTCACCTGAATCTCAAATTAGAATTCGTGTTTGGAGTTTTGATATTGATGAAGAAATTGACAGTGATTTTTTTCGTAATAAATTGTTAAGCGCACAAAAAAGACGCGATTGGTTTATCGAAAAAGGTGGTTTAACCGGTTATCGACTTATTGCGGGTGAGTCTGATGGACTGCCTGGGATCACAATAGATAAATATGACAACTTTATTGTTTGCCAATTACTTAGTGCTGGAGCTGACTATCATCGCTACACCTTAGTTGAGTGCCTTAAGAAACTCTACCCGGGTTGTCATATCTATGAACGCTCTGATGTTGATGTACGTAAAAAAGAAGGCTTAGAACCTGTAACAGGTTGGTTAACAGAGCCACAAGCGTCAACAGAATGTGTTATTGAAGAACACGGTGTTAAAATTCATGTTGATATTGCCCAAGGTCATAAAACTGGCTTTTATTTAGATCAACGTGAATCTAGACTTGCTGCAGGTAAATATGCCAAAGATAAGTCGGTATTAAACTGCTTCTCATATACTGGTACTTTTGCCTTACATTGTGCGGCGGGTGGTGCTAAAGAAGTAATTAATGTTGATGTTTCTGAGTCAGCGCTCGAACTTGCTAAGAAAAACGTGGAACTTAATAATTTAGGCGATAAAGATATTTCATTCGTTAAAGCCGATGTGTTTAAATTATTGCGTCAATACCGCGAAGAAAAACGAACCTTTGATATGATCATTCTAGATCCGCCAAAGTTTGTAGAGTCAAAAGCTCAACTGACCGGTGCTTGTAGAGGATACAAAGACATAAACATGTTAGCAATGCAGTTACTTAAGCCAAATGGTATCTTATTAACCTTCTCTTGCTCGGGGTTAATGGAGTCTAGTTTGTTTCAAAAAGTGGTTGCCGATGCGGCTTTAGATGCGAAACGAAATGCGTATTTTGTCGATAGACTGCACCAAGCAGCAGATCACCCAGTATCGTCAAATTACCCAGAAGGTTATTACCTTAAAGGCCTTGTTTGCCAAGTTGAATAG
- the moaE gene encoding molybdopterin synthase catalytic subunit MoaE encodes MIYVQQNDFVVADEYQKLATDNQDGAIVTFVGKVRDFNEGLGVQGLSLEHYPGMTEKVLQNLETEAREHWPLNKIIIIHRVGDLKLGEQIVFIGVTSQHRKAAFAACEFLIDFLKTKAPFWKKELTSQGSKWLEAKASDNEVSQQWSKKLTNDQAN; translated from the coding sequence ATGATTTACGTACAACAAAATGATTTTGTGGTTGCTGATGAGTATCAAAAACTCGCCACTGACAACCAAGACGGTGCCATAGTCACTTTTGTCGGAAAAGTCAGAGACTTTAACGAAGGGCTTGGTGTTCAAGGCTTATCTTTAGAGCACTACCCAGGCATGACAGAAAAAGTGTTACAGAACCTAGAAACTGAAGCTCGCGAGCATTGGCCGCTTAATAAAATCATCATTATTCATCGCGTTGGCGATTTAAAGCTTGGTGAACAAATTGTTTTTATTGGTGTAACTAGCCAACATCGTAAGGCGGCATTTGCTGCTTGCGAATTTCTTATCGACTTTCTAAAAACCAAAGCACCATTTTGGAAAAAAGAACTCACCTCACAAGGTAGCAAATGGCTAGAAGCCAAAGCTAGCGACAATGAGGTTTCTCAACAATGGTCAAAAAAACTTACCAACGACCAAGCCAACTAA
- a CDS encoding ATP-binding protein, with protein MFNSLKKLFNSLKTRVLFSALLMIFILLPIVGLIISNAYEKHMVASLENELSAYSYSILAIIEVDNNRLVMPEQLLENQFNVSQSGLYAVLSSNSILWQQNSTANKPQLTEKLWSSQSLLSPWQPSSFKQPALGESLFYEADIDNNKHFVYSLSVSFGSEAQPLPMTLHIIKQQNDLTLMMAEFHRQLLLGLAGLMLVLLIIQYLWSIWTLKPLENLTNELSDVEQGKIERLSQVYPTELTQVTEQLNLLLNAEQKQRQRYRNALSDLAHSLKTPLAVMQTQKELSVLTQEQLNIINAIIEYQLRKAQSAGQSSWYLGTAVAPIVQKLLNSLTKIYRDKSLNFTVTIAPDANFKGDEADFLEILGNILDNACKAANKEIHLDISQHQDSMTIIIEDDGKGIEPALRESILQRGTRADTYQHGHGIGLAIVRDLVKSYQGTMLIETSEHLKGAKFTLNFPS; from the coding sequence TTGTTTAATTCGCTAAAGAAGTTATTTAATTCATTAAAAACAAGAGTGTTATTTAGCGCCTTGTTGATGATATTTATTTTATTGCCCATCGTTGGGCTCATTATAAGTAATGCCTACGAAAAGCATATGGTTGCTAGCTTAGAGAATGAACTCTCTGCCTATTCATACTCTATTTTAGCTATAATTGAAGTCGATAATAACCGCCTGGTAATGCCTGAACAATTATTAGAAAACCAATTTAATGTTAGCCAATCAGGCTTATATGCTGTACTCAGCTCCAACTCAATATTATGGCAACAAAATTCCACGGCTAACAAACCACAGTTAACAGAAAAGTTATGGAGTTCTCAGTCATTACTTTCACCATGGCAACCATCAAGCTTTAAACAACCTGCGCTAGGGGAAAGTTTATTTTATGAAGCTGATATCGATAACAATAAGCATTTTGTCTATAGCTTAAGTGTAAGTTTTGGCAGTGAAGCTCAGCCTTTACCCATGACATTGCATATAATTAAACAACAAAATGATTTAACACTGATGATGGCAGAGTTTCATCGACAACTTCTGCTAGGTTTAGCAGGCTTAATGTTGGTACTTTTGATCATTCAATACCTTTGGTCAATATGGACTTTAAAGCCATTAGAAAACTTAACCAATGAATTAAGTGACGTTGAGCAGGGTAAAATAGAACGACTTTCGCAAGTTTACCCAACCGAGTTAACTCAAGTAACAGAACAATTAAATTTGTTATTAAATGCGGAACAAAAACAACGTCAGCGTTATCGTAACGCACTTTCAGATCTTGCTCATAGCTTAAAAACACCGTTAGCTGTTATGCAAACTCAAAAAGAGTTATCGGTACTCACACAAGAGCAACTCAATATTATTAATGCCATTATAGAGTATCAACTTCGTAAAGCTCAAAGTGCAGGACAATCTTCATGGTACTTAGGTACTGCTGTAGCTCCCATCGTGCAAAAACTGCTCAATAGTTTAACCAAAATATATCGAGACAAGTCACTCAATTTTACGGTAACTATTGCACCTGATGCTAACTTTAAAGGTGATGAGGCCGATTTTTTAGAAATACTCGGCAATATCCTAGACAACGCCTGTAAAGCAGCAAATAAAGAGATCCACCTTGATATTAGTCAACACCAAGATAGTATGACTATTATTATTGAAGATGACGGTAAAGGCATAGAACCCGCCCTTAGAGAAAGTATATTACAACGTGGAACTCGTGCAGATACTTATCAACATGGCCACGGCATTGGTTTAGCCATAGTGCGTGACTTAGTAAAAAGTTACCAAGGAACTATGCTTATTGAAACATCTGAGCACCTTAAAGGCGCTAAATTTACGCTGAATTTCCCATCATAA
- a CDS encoding DUF1653 domain-containing protein, with amino-acid sequence MLKIGRYQHFKGNFYQVLHLATHSETEETMVVYQPEYGERAIWVRPLSMFDETIEREGKTIKRFEYVG; translated from the coding sequence ATGCTAAAAATCGGACGTTATCAACATTTTAAAGGTAACTTTTACCAAGTGCTTCACCTAGCAACACACAGTGAAACCGAAGAAACTATGGTGGTATATCAACCTGAATATGGCGAACGTGCGATTTGGGTTAGACCACTGTCCATGTTTGACGAGACCATTGAAAGAGAAGGTAAGACAATCAAACGTTTTGAATATGTCGGGTAA
- the moaD gene encoding molybdopterin synthase sulfur carrier subunit codes for MIKVLFFARLREQLSTDSMQVPASENMTTEDIRQQLAKTDDLWAKVMAADSLLVAVNQQITDWSHKINKGDEVAFFPPVTGG; via the coding sequence ATGATAAAGGTATTATTTTTTGCTCGCCTTCGCGAACAATTGTCAACCGATAGCATGCAAGTACCCGCAAGCGAAAACATGACCACAGAAGATATTCGTCAGCAACTCGCTAAAACGGATGATTTATGGGCTAAGGTTATGGCTGCAGATAGTTTACTTGTTGCTGTTAATCAGCAGATCACTGACTGGTCACACAAAATTAATAAAGGTGATGAAGTTGCTTTTTTCCCTCCGGTGACTGGCGGCTAA
- a CDS encoding choice-of-anchor H family protein has translation MFDKIFNTMLIKTLTKTLIINFTATLLLLSPMSFAESATELGHTSQSFGGLTNNLTTKEKKQQISQTNSTIKPRNLAYKGMSRTDVNTARQQQINSVSILSTKSNVESNSAFYHSFAIYSGYSQLIEDIDEDGYYQTFSVSFDADILSPIMNEQAVVYADLYLSENGGPWVLYFSTDDFVITGDETADEFEVVTQLDSGYIPNHYDVLIDLYEVGYNDVVATFSSDDSNELYALPLESSDYDLEYIEVEYYSEHGGGSAVLFCLIILSLFYRRVFVKQ, from the coding sequence ATGTTTGATAAAATATTTAACACAATGCTTATAAAAACGTTAACGAAGACGTTAATTATTAATTTTACGGCGACATTATTACTGTTAAGCCCAATGTCTTTCGCAGAATCAGCAACTGAACTTGGACATACAAGTCAATCCTTTGGCGGGTTAACAAACAACTTAACGACAAAAGAGAAAAAACAACAAATCTCTCAAACTAACAGTACTATTAAACCAAGAAATTTAGCTTATAAAGGTATGAGCAGAACTGATGTAAATACGGCACGCCAACAGCAAATTAATTCAGTATCAATACTTTCAACAAAGTCTAATGTTGAAAGTAATTCGGCTTTTTATCACAGCTTTGCTATTTATAGTGGTTACAGCCAACTTATTGAAGACATTGATGAAGATGGATATTACCAGACATTTAGCGTGAGCTTCGATGCTGATATTTTATCACCCATAATGAATGAACAAGCTGTTGTTTATGCTGATCTATATTTAAGTGAAAATGGCGGTCCTTGGGTTTTATATTTCTCTACCGATGATTTTGTTATTACGGGTGATGAGACTGCTGATGAGTTTGAAGTTGTTACTCAGTTAGACTCTGGCTACATTCCAAATCACTATGACGTTTTAATAGACTTATATGAAGTGGGTTATAATGATGTTGTCGCAACATTTAGTTCAGATGATAGTAATGAGCTTTATGCCTTGCCTTTGGAAAGTAGTGACTATGATCTTGAGTACATAGAAGTTGAATACTACAGTGAGCATGGCGGTGGCAGTGCAGTGTTATTTTGTCTGATTATACTTTCATTATTCTACAGAAGAGTTTTTGTTAAGCAGTAA
- a CDS encoding PepSY domain-containing protein, whose amino-acid sequence MKTNLFILSIIASLLAFPVMAKINGVPHHIKIENTRYGQPDKGKSISAQQAARIVKNKFGGKVLKVNNSGSKKNPSYRVKLLKDNGHVISVSVDGQSGRISGN is encoded by the coding sequence ATGAAAACAAACTTATTTATTCTAAGCATAATAGCTTCACTATTAGCATTCCCAGTCATGGCTAAGATTAATGGAGTACCTCATCATATAAAGATAGAAAACACTCGATATGGTCAGCCAGATAAAGGCAAGTCAATTAGTGCTCAGCAAGCAGCACGTATAGTTAAAAATAAATTCGGTGGTAAGGTTTTGAAAGTAAACAATAGTGGCTCTAAAAAAAATCCTAGTTATCGAGTGAAGTTGCTAAAAGATAATGGCCATGTAATTTCTGTCAGTGTTGATGGCCAATCTGGCCGTATTTCAGGGAATTAA
- a CDS encoding PilZ domain-containing protein: MVNYDDKRNFYRMMLNSEVTVTIIDDEANSKVLATCRDLSATGIAIEMEHPLEMNTAVRISVQSANNAIQPLDAKGKVVRITEESANCYLIGVNITEID; this comes from the coding sequence ATGGTTAATTACGATGACAAGCGCAACTTTTATCGCATGATGCTAAACAGTGAAGTGACCGTAACTATTATTGATGATGAAGCGAACAGTAAAGTGTTGGCTACATGTCGTGACTTAAGTGCGACTGGCATCGCCATTGAGATGGAACACCCGTTAGAAATGAATACGGCGGTACGTATCAGTGTTCAGTCTGCTAACAATGCAATACAACCTTTAGATGCTAAAGGTAAAGTGGTTAGGATAACTGAAGAGAGCGCAAACTGTTATTTGATTGGTGTTAATATTACTGAAATTGATTAA
- a CDS encoding acylphosphatase, producing the protein MNECYMAHVSGKVQGVYFRASSQQIAIEYSLSGYARNLADGDVEVLMCGEIQNIEKMIEWLEVGPPEAEVINVAVNKVPWQEHHFFSIS; encoded by the coding sequence ATGAATGAATGTTACATGGCACATGTGAGTGGAAAGGTACAAGGAGTTTACTTTAGAGCCTCTAGTCAGCAAATCGCCATCGAGTATAGTTTAAGTGGATATGCGCGTAATTTAGCCGACGGTGATGTAGAGGTGTTAATGTGTGGTGAAATTCAAAATATAGAAAAAATGATCGAATGGCTTGAGGTTGGGCCACCAGAAGCCGAAGTTATAAATGTTGCCGTTAATAAAGTACCATGGCAAGAGCATCACTTTTTTTCAATTAGTTAA
- a CDS encoding DUF3192 domain-containing protein, producing the protein MKKSLLALIIIAPLTLSLTGCVIAVGGEDGHSMSGSFEDKEFENRKKIANIQLNTTFSDVAREMGVADFNESYLDDGKAVKVVYYRTQRLHKDGLTTKDECTKLVFVNNSLTAIEQGI; encoded by the coding sequence ATGAAAAAATCGTTATTAGCACTAATTATAATCGCGCCATTAACTTTGAGTTTAACTGGCTGTGTTATAGCAGTTGGCGGCGAAGATGGGCATTCTATGTCAGGAAGTTTTGAAGATAAAGAGTTCGAAAATAGAAAGAAAATTGCTAACATTCAGTTAAATACTACATTTTCAGACGTTGCACGTGAGATGGGTGTAGCGGATTTTAACGAATCATATTTAGATGATGGCAAAGCCGTGAAAGTGGTTTATTACCGAACACAACGGTTACATAAAGATGGCTTAACAACAAAAGACGAATGTACAAAATTAGTCTTTGTAAATAATAGTTTGACGGCGATAGAGCAAGGGATTTAA
- a CDS encoding tetratricopeptide repeat protein encodes MVKVSANKGNDFQPIKILKLSTFLQSLQQIILLRKSFIIPLLLCLAYYSYHTIYKNNQEKQQTFEIISSPKVNDIYFLDFRLLSHDLRPNEKYRLAKVVDITGDIITLTYGRFYYPNHHAVINSLYYGQLTYKKYFEVKRYDYKHQQILQKLDDGAIYQAMRPVRDKLFGQRISPEQRKIRSSIYIQGRRDNLIGEAFLNERFSETNLQQAFELFTKSANYDFAAGQVNLAEMYINGQYVEKDLNKALYWLNQASLQSHKPAILKYEIICKQVSSCQIYDFFENLVSAGVDVKVRKLDTKVIINKPNE; translated from the coding sequence ATGGTTAAAGTAAGTGCGAACAAAGGTAACGATTTTCAGCCAATAAAAATACTCAAACTGTCCACTTTTTTGCAATCATTACAACAGATAATATTGTTAAGAAAATCATTTATAATCCCCTTATTACTTTGTTTAGCCTATTACAGCTACCATACCATTTATAAAAACAATCAAGAAAAACAACAAACGTTTGAAATAATCTCCTCGCCAAAAGTTAATGATATTTATTTTTTAGATTTTCGCCTTTTAAGTCATGATCTCAGACCGAATGAAAAGTACCGACTTGCCAAGGTAGTTGATATAACCGGTGATATTATTACCTTAACGTATGGCCGTTTTTACTATCCAAACCACCACGCGGTGATTAATAGCCTTTACTATGGTCAATTAACCTATAAAAAATATTTCGAAGTTAAACGCTATGATTATAAACACCAACAAATCCTACAAAAACTCGATGATGGTGCAATTTATCAAGCCATGCGCCCAGTGCGCGATAAGCTTTTCGGCCAACGGATTAGTCCAGAACAAAGAAAAATACGTAGCAGTATATACATACAAGGGCGCAGAGATAATTTAATAGGTGAAGCTTTTCTTAACGAACGATTCAGTGAAACTAACCTGCAACAAGCATTTGAATTATTTACTAAATCAGCAAATTACGACTTTGCTGCGGGACAGGTAAACTTAGCAGAAATGTATATTAACGGGCAATATGTTGAAAAAGATCTTAACAAGGCACTGTATTGGCTAAACCAAGCCTCGTTACAAAGCCATAAACCCGCAATTCTAAAATATGAAATTATCTGCAAACAAGTTAGCAGTTGCCAGATATATGACTTTTTTGAAAACTTAGTATCAGCGGGTGTTGATGTAAAAGTAAGAAAGTTAGATACCAAAGTTATCATCAATAAACCCAATGAATAA
- a CDS encoding NAD(P)H-quinone oxidoreductase, with protein sequence MRYIAFNEHQELSFKETEKPTINTDECLIKVRAVGVNRADILQKQGNYPPPPGESTILGIEACGELVAMGDQHSDWQIGDKVFAIVPGGAYAQYVKVKTAHLIKLPENLTYAQGAAIAEVFLTAYQCLFTIAELKPNAKVLIHAGASGVGTAAIQLAKYLNCHVTVTVGSDEKIVACKALGANETINYHQVDFVEWAKQHKQSFDVVLDVVAGEYVNKNINVCALDGHIVMLSMLGGRFANNIDIAKMLLKRVNLHATTLRSRSDEYKTKLINAFIQDFYQCFELASISPVIYKQYSWQEVDVAHHVMLNNENIGKIVLTID encoded by the coding sequence TTGCGTTATATAGCATTTAATGAACATCAAGAACTCAGTTTTAAAGAAACTGAAAAGCCCACCATAAATACTGATGAATGTTTGATTAAAGTCAGAGCTGTAGGTGTTAATCGCGCGGATATTTTACAAAAACAAGGCAATTATCCACCACCACCAGGCGAGTCAACTATATTGGGTATTGAAGCCTGTGGCGAACTCGTTGCTATGGGTGATCAACACAGCGATTGGCAAATTGGTGACAAGGTTTTCGCTATTGTTCCCGGTGGGGCATATGCACAATACGTTAAAGTTAAAACGGCTCACTTAATAAAGCTTCCTGAAAATTTAACTTATGCACAAGGGGCTGCAATAGCTGAAGTTTTTTTAACGGCTTATCAGTGTTTATTTACAATTGCTGAGTTAAAACCTAATGCGAAGGTGCTGATTCATGCAGGTGCGAGCGGTGTTGGTACAGCTGCTATACAATTAGCCAAATATTTAAATTGCCATGTAACGGTAACCGTGGGTAGTGATGAAAAAATAGTTGCCTGTAAGGCGTTAGGCGCTAATGAAACGATAAACTATCATCAAGTAGACTTTGTTGAATGGGCAAAACAGCATAAACAAAGTTTTGATGTAGTTTTAGATGTTGTGGCAGGCGAATATGTTAATAAAAATATTAACGTATGCGCACTAGATGGGCATATTGTTATGCTTTCTATGCTAGGTGGACGGTTTGCCAATAACATTGATATAGCTAAAATGTTATTGAAACGAGTCAATTTGCACGCGACGACTTTGCGCAGCAGAAGTGATGAATATAAAACCAAACTCATTAACGCCTTTATTCAAGATTTTTATCAGTGTTTTGAATTAGCTTCAATCAGTCCGGTTATATACAAACAATATAGCTGGCAAGAAGTAGACGTTGCTCACCACGTTATGTTGAATAATGAAAATATTGGCAAAATAGTATTAACGATAGATTAA
- a CDS encoding response regulator transcription factor has protein sequence MRILLIEDDENLQLHVKEHLISANYSVDVADDGESGLFQGQEFPYDAAIIDLGLPKLDGVSVVKSLREQGFTYPILILTARGSWQDKVSGLDAGADDYLTKPFHIEELLARLNALIRRSTGQASPLIENGPFTINTSSMQVSVDEKVISLSSYEYKLFEYLMHHLGEVKSKTQLTEHIYDQDFDLDSNVIEVFIRRLRKKLDPDNQYQFIETLRGQGYLLKDLSHLI, from the coding sequence ATGAGAATATTACTCATTGAAGACGATGAAAACTTACAACTTCATGTAAAAGAGCATTTAATTTCGGCCAATTATAGCGTTGATGTCGCTGATGATGGCGAGTCAGGGCTATTTCAGGGTCAAGAGTTTCCCTATGATGCCGCTATTATCGATTTAGGCTTACCAAAACTTGATGGCGTTAGCGTAGTAAAATCGTTACGTGAACAAGGTTTTACCTACCCTATATTAATACTTACTGCACGCGGTAGTTGGCAAGATAAAGTGTCTGGGTTAGATGCTGGCGCAGATGACTATTTAACTAAACCGTTTCATATTGAAGAATTATTAGCACGATTAAATGCTTTAATTCGTCGCAGTACAGGACAAGCGAGTCCGTTAATTGAAAATGGCCCTTTTACGATTAACACTTCTAGTATGCAAGTTAGCGTTGATGAAAAAGTTATCTCGTTAAGTAGTTATGAATACAAACTATTTGAATACCTAATGCATCATTTAGGTGAAGTTAAATCAAAAACTCAATTAACTGAACATATTTACGATCAAGACTTTGATTTAGATTCAAACGTAATTGAAGTGTTTATTCGCCGATTGAGAAAAAAACTCGATCCCGACAATCAATATCAATTTATTGAAACATTGCGTGGTCAAGGCTACTTATTAAAAGACTTATCTCACTTAATTTAA
- a CDS encoding GNAT family N-acetyltransferase, translating to MSSDAIDSNQVDIKAAYLSAQDLKLAASLLYQAYHDDPVFLEIFSSDKSDYEQRLRAAIREELNAFWQAKQPMVGLYLGDNIVGVACLNNPEDGVSSERFWHWRLKMLLGAGYFSTKQMIEKEKIVLAAVPLKKFHMLSFIAIHPLHQHHGFGHYLMAAVNTILDEHKESEGVAVYATSKKYKAFFKNVNYQFIEEVEVGNVSGSLMVYYRETPES from the coding sequence ATGTCATCAGATGCCATTGATAGTAATCAAGTCGATATAAAAGCCGCTTATCTGTCGGCACAAGATTTAAAGTTAGCTGCATCATTACTTTACCAAGCGTATCATGATGATCCAGTGTTTTTGGAAATATTTTCATCTGACAAAAGTGATTATGAACAACGTCTTCGTGCAGCAATTCGTGAAGAATTAAATGCATTTTGGCAAGCAAAACAGCCAATGGTGGGTTTATATTTAGGCGATAATATTGTTGGTGTCGCTTGCTTAAATAATCCTGAAGATGGTGTTTCTTCTGAACGATTTTGGCACTGGCGCTTAAAAATGTTGCTTGGTGCAGGGTATTTCAGTACCAAACAAATGATTGAAAAAGAGAAAATTGTTTTAGCTGCTGTGCCATTGAAAAAATTTCACATGCTATCTTTTATTGCTATTCATCCACTGCATCAACATCACGGCTTTGGTCATTACTTAATGGCGGCAGTCAATACGATCTTAGATGAACATAAAGAAAGTGAAGGTGTTGCTGTGTATGCAACAAGCAAGAAATACAAAGCTTTTTTTAAGAATGTAAACTATCAATTTATAGAAGAAGTCGAAGTGGGTAATGTCTCAGGTTCTTTGATGGTTTATTATCGAGAAACACCTGAAAGTTAA
- a CDS encoding DUF3300 domain-containing protein yields the protein MQKVQLSKSLNYLIISLSSALIFSAPSIANNTASPVMANVEQSYTEQVNSFTEAELEQMLAPIALYPDALLSHILIASTYPIEVVDAERWLNKNTQLSTEELADAAENQDWDASVKALLPFANILKKLSEDLRWMRNLGDAFLQNEAQVLASVQALRQQADQAGNLQNMNNVNVVRETKTIIIESSQPDIIYVPYYDTRLVYGDWRWSHYPPVYWHHPVHYVSHHGPYYWHNPVHLTVGLFFGAVHWNNRHVVVNHHKSRYYKRHSKKKVSTSYQAKRWEHNPRHRKGVAYRSSNIQKKYRSHTPSVQQHKNLRAEQKHFSNKNKSITQHANSKYKRKYKSDKSDNIRHKLQVNRAVKIDKTHVKKQSMAKHEPYKNKEWQQNKSQTKHSNKVRSSEPVKSSNKYYVDKRQTVRNVDKQVHVKQREQTVNHSRSSENNYAKPNTTSKDTYHERRSSKSEKNMRKRSSDNRQKSHNNSSHHSRSKREN from the coding sequence ATGCAAAAAGTACAACTTAGCAAGTCACTGAATTATTTAATTATATCACTATCAAGTGCACTGATATTTTCAGCGCCAAGTATAGCGAATAACACAGCTAGCCCTGTGATGGCAAATGTTGAACAGTCTTATACAGAACAAGTGAACAGTTTTACTGAGGCTGAGCTTGAACAAATGCTAGCTCCTATCGCATTATATCCAGACGCGTTGCTTAGCCATATTCTAATTGCTTCAACTTACCCTATTGAAGTAGTTGACGCCGAACGCTGGTTAAACAAAAACACTCAATTAAGCACTGAAGAACTCGCCGACGCGGCTGAAAATCAAGATTGGGACGCCAGTGTTAAAGCACTTTTACCTTTTGCAAACATCCTTAAAAAATTAAGTGAAGATTTACGATGGATGCGCAATTTAGGCGATGCTTTTTTACAAAATGAAGCACAAGTGCTGGCCAGTGTTCAAGCATTGCGTCAACAGGCCGACCAAGCCGGCAACCTTCAAAACATGAATAACGTGAATGTGGTTCGTGAAACCAAAACAATTATTATTGAATCAAGCCAACCTGATATTATTTATGTGCCATATTACGATACTAGGCTAGTTTATGGCGATTGGCGTTGGAGCCATTACCCTCCGGTGTATTGGCACCACCCTGTTCACTATGTATCGCATCACGGTCCTTATTACTGGCATAACCCTGTTCACCTTACTGTAGGACTATTTTTTGGTGCTGTTCATTGGAACAACCGACATGTGGTAGTTAATCATCACAAATCTCGCTATTACAAACGTCATAGCAAGAAAAAAGTCTCAACAAGTTATCAGGCAAAACGTTGGGAGCACAATCCACGCCATAGAAAAGGTGTGGCTTATCGTAGTTCAAATATACAAAAAAAATACCGTAGTCATACTCCGAGTGTTCAGCAGCATAAAAATTTAAGAGCAGAGCAAAAGCACTTTAGTAATAAAAACAAGTCTATTACTCAGCATGCTAACTCTAAATACAAGCGTAAATACAAAAGTGATAAAAGCGATAATATTAGGCATAAGCTGCAGGTGAATCGTGCGGTTAAAATTGACAAAACACATGTAAAAAAACAATCTATGGCTAAGCATGAGCCCTATAAAAATAAGGAATGGCAGCAAAATAAATCTCAAACTAAACATAGTAATAAGGTAAGAAGTTCTGAGCCTGTTAAGTCATCAAATAAATACTATGTAGATAAGCGCCAAACAGTAAGAAATGTCGATAAACAAGTGCACGTAAAACAACGTGAACAAACAGTTAATCATAGTAGAAGTTCGGAAAATAATTACGCTAAACCGAACACTACAAGTAAAGATACATACCACGAAAGACGCAGTTCAAAAAGTGAAAAAAACATGAGAAAGCGTTCTAGCGATAACAGACAAAAAAGTCATAATAACAGTTCACACCATAGTAGAAGCAAACGAGAAAACTAG